A single region of the Ctenopharyngodon idella isolate HZGC_01 chromosome 21, HZGC01, whole genome shotgun sequence genome encodes:
- the rbm14a gene encoding RNA-binding protein 14a: protein MDDSNAVKLFVGNLDLETTQDDLIALFAPYGEVVHITVLRQFAFVHLQGEGAADRAIRDLNGREYRGRSLVVEESKGRPLNSTKVFVGNLCASCSVEDLYDLFSAYGKVLDCDKVKTKLSSLTGYAFVHMERKEDAEQAIEGLHGTSFMGRPLAVELSKVQQTTNKVPCASCGAHGHFAGECPINRPPMEHHQSQAAVLAAAAAAAAGLPLQVQQSVHNSFYNTASTDPTFAALKDLTTSRVDGKPVSAAVYGALASQVYSAVADQVLSSTTSQAADGYPTEGEAPPGAAAINPAYGANSSLYGASPAYGTMGGTEPDPQAIFEAARARFFEQGQQVLAEQQAVTKSDRDRSPIRRSAPLLPDPVPQPFSQTRPKRRALLPTPPGGPELPAVKNGDPIARCYAEYYQQYQQYQQYQQYQQYQHYQQYQYSYPPPPPPPPMPMVPPGPMDAQQMAAPGTTASPRVYEPTSHKEPLLRRPDYSHQHTSESPYR, encoded by the exons ATGGACGACAGCAACGCAGTGAAGCTCTTTGTTGGGAATCTGGATTTGGAAACCACACAAGATGACCTAATAGCACTTTTTGCCCCTTATGGAGAAGTGGTGCACATAACTGTACTGAGGCAGTTTGCCTTTGTCCATCTGCAGGGAGAAGGGGCTGCTGACCGTGCCATCCGTGATCTGAATGGTCGAGAGTACCGTGGCCGGAGCCTTGTAGTTGAGGAATCCAAAGGGAGGCCCCTCAATTCCACCAAAGTATTTGTGGGGAATCTGTGTGCTTCCTGTTCAGTTGAAGACCTGTATGATCTCTTCTCGGCTTACGGCAAAGTTCTTGATTGTGACAAAGTAAAGA CAAAGCTCTCCTCTTTAACAGGCTACGCCTTTGTGCACATGGAGCGCAAAGAGGATGCAGAACAAGCCATTGAAGGTCTTCATGGGACCTCGTTTATGGGACGTCCACTCGCAGTGGAGCTCTCTAAGGTACAGCAGACCACAAACAAGGTCCCTTGTGCCAGCTGTGGTGCTCATGGCCACTTTGCAGGAGAATGCCCGATCAACAGGCCTCCCATGGAGCACCACCAGAGTCAGGCTGCCGTATTAGCTGCAGCCGCTGCTGCCGCTGCTGGGCTTCCTCTTCAGGTGCAGCAGAGTGTCCACAACTCTTTCTACAACACTGCTAGCACTGACCCGACGTTTGCTGCTCTGAAAGACTTGACCACTTCCAGGGTTGATGGCAAACCTGTCAGTGCTGCAGTCTACGGTGCCCTGGCAAGTCAAGTCTACAGTGCTGTCGCAGACCAGGTGCTCAGCTCGACGACAAGCCAGGCTGCGGACGGCTATCCCACTGAAGGAGAGGCTCCTCCGGGCGCTGCCGCAATTAACCCTGCCTACGGAGCAAATTCCTCTCTGTACGGTGCCAGTCCAGCTTATGGGACCATGGGAGGTACTGAGCCTGACCCCCAAGCCATTTTTGAAGCTGCTCGGGCCCGATTCTTTGAGCAGGGACAACAAGTTCTGGCCGAACAGCAGGCTGTGACCAAATCCGACCGAGACCGAAGTCCAATACGGCGCTCGGCCCCATTACTGCCTGACCCGGTTCCCCAGCCATTCTCCCAGACACGACCTAAAAGACGGGCCCTGCTCCCAACACCACCTGGTGGTCCAGAACTACCTGCAGTTAAAAATGGAGACCCAATTGCAAG GTGCTATGCAGAGTACTACCAACAGTACCAGCAGTACCAACAGTACCAACAATACCAGCAGTACCAGCATTATCAGCAGTACCAGTACAGCTATCCGCCGCCGCCGCCACCTCCTCCGATGCCCATGGTGCCTCCAGGCCCAATGGATGCACAACAGATGGCAGCCCCTGGCACCACAGCTTCACCAAGAGTGTATGAGCCAACTTCACACAAGGAGCCCCTCCTACGCCGTCCTGATTACTCTCACCAACACACATCTGAGTCCCCATATCGATAG
- the actn3a gene encoding alpha-actinin-3a, whose protein sequence is MTAVETQVQYSSYMMTTTEEYMTQEDDWDRDLLLDPAWEKQQRKTFTAWCNSHLRKAGTQIENIEEDFRNGLKLMLLLEVISGERLPKPDKGKMRFHKIANVNKALDYISSKGVKLVSIGAEEIVDGNVKMTLGMIWTIILRFAIQDISVEETSAKEGLLLWCQRKTAPYRNVNVQNFHISWKDGLALCALIHRHRPDLIDYSKLRKDDPIGNLNTAFEVAEKYLDIPKMLDADDIVNTPKPDEKAIMTYVSCFYHAFAGAEQAETAANRICKVLAVNQENEKLMEEYEKLASELLEWIQRTIPWLENRVAEQTMHAMQQKLEDFRDYRRVHKPPKVQEKCQLEINFNTLQTKLRLSNRPAFMPSEGKMVSDIANAWKGLEQVEKGYEEWLLIEIRRLERLDHLAEKFKQKSTLHESWTTGKEELLSQKDYESASLIEIRALMRKHEAFESDLAAHQDRVEQIAAIAQELNELDFYDAATINARCQGICDQWDNLGTLTQKRRESLERVEKLWETIDQLYLEFAKRAAPFNNWMDGAMEDLQDMFIVHSIEEIQSLITAHDQFKATLPEADKERMAIMGIHTEILKIAQTYGIKVVGENPYTVLSPQDISNKWEAVKQLVPMRDQMLQEEVARQQSNERLRRQFAAQSNIIGPWIQTKMEEISHVSIDIAGSLEEQMSNLKTYEQNIINYKSNIDKLEGDHQLSQEGLIFDNKHTNYTMEHVRVGWEQLLTTIARTINEVENQILTRDAKGISQEQLNEFRASFNHFDRKRNGMMDPDDFRACLISMGYDLGEVEFARIMTLVDPNNTGVVTFQAFIDFMTRETAETDTAEQVMASFKILASDKAYITVEELRRELPPEQAEYCISRMTKYMGGDAPPGALDYISFSSALYGESDL, encoded by the exons ATGACAGCGGTTGAAACGCAAGTGCAATACAGTTCTTACATGATGACTACGACTGAGGAATACATGACCCAAGAGGACGACTGGGATCGCGATCTGTTACTGGACCCGGCCTGGGAGAAGCAGCAGAGGAAG ACCTTCACTGCCTGGTGCAACTCTCACCTGCGTAAGGCAGGGACACAGATCGAGAACATTGAGGAAGACTTCAGGAATGGACTCAAACTCATGCTGCTGCTGGAGGTTATCTCAG GTGAGAGACTCCCTAAACCAGACAAAGGCAAAATGCGTTTTCACAAGATCGCCAACGTAAACAAGGCCCTGGACTATATCAGCAGCAAGGGAGTCAAGCTGGTTTCTATCGGTGCTGAAG AGATTGTGGATGGCAATGTGAAAATGACCCTTGGTATGATCTGGACCATCATCCTGCGCTTTGCAATCCAGGACATTTCAGTGGAGG AGACCTCTGCTAAGGAGGGTTTGCTGCTGTGGTGTCAGAGGAAGACTGCCCCCTACAGGAATGTCAACGTGCAGAACTTCCACATCAG TTGGAAGGATGGCCTTGCTCTCTGTGCCCTCATCCACAGACACAGACCTGACCTCATCGATTACTCCAAACTGCGCAAG GATGACCCCATTGGCAACCTCAACACTGCTTTTGAGGTAGCAGAGAAGTACCTTGACATCCCTAAAATGCTTGATGCAGATG ACATTGTGAACACTCCAAAACCTGATGAGAAGGCCATCATGACCTATGTATCATGTTTCTACCATGCTTTCGCTGGTGCAGAGCAG GCTGAGACAGCAGCTAACAGGATTTGCAAAGTATTGGCCGTGAATCAGGAAAACGAGAAGCTGATGGAAGAATACGAGAAACTGGCTAGTGAG CTTTTGGAGTGGATCCAAAGGACCATCCCCTGGTTGGAGAACCGCGTGGCCGAGCAGACCATGCATGCCATGCAACAGAAGCTAGAGGATTTCAGGGATTATCGTCGTGTGCATAAGCCACCCAAAGTTCAGGAGAAGTGTCAGCTGGAGATAAACTTCAACACCCTACAGACCAAGCTGAGGCTCAGCAACAGGCCTGCCTTCATGCCCTCTGAGGGCAAAATGGTTTCA GACATTGCCAATGCCTGGAAGGGTCTGGAGCAGGTGGAGAAGGGTTACGAGGAGTGGCTGCTCATAGAAATCCGTCGTCTGGAGAGACTGGACCATCTGGCTGAAAAGTTTAAGCAGAAGTCTACCTTGCATGAATCATGGACCACAG GAAAGGAGGAGCTGCTGTCTCAGAAAGATTATGAGTCAGCCTCTCTGATAGAGATCCGTGCTCTAATGAGGAAACACGAGGCCTTTGAGAGCGACTTGGCTGCTCATCAGGACAGAGTAGAACAGATCGCTGCCATTGCACAGGAGCTCAA TGAACTTGACTTTTATGATGCTGCCACCATCAATGCCCGATGCCAGGGCATTTGTGACCAGTGGGACAACCTGGGCACCCTGACCCAGAAAAGGAGGGAATCACTGGAG CGTGTGGAGAAGCTTTGGGAGACAATTGACCAGTTGTACCTGGAATTTGCAAAGAGGGCTGCGCCCTTCAACAACTGGATGGATGGAGCTATGGAGGATCTGCAGGACATGTTCATTGTGCACAGCATTGAGGAGATTCAG AGTTTGATCACAGCCCATGACCAATTCAAGGCCACCCTACCAGAAGCTGATAAAGAGCGCATGGCAATCATGGGCATTCATACCGAGATCCTGAAGATAGCTCAGACATATGGGATCAAGGTAGTGGGTGAGAATCCCTACACTGTCCTCTCTCCACAGGATATTAGCAACAAATGGGAAGCT GTGAAGCAATTAGTCCCAATGCGTGACCAGATGTTGCAAGAGGAAGTGGCCAGGCAACAGTCCAATGAGAGGCTGAGGCGCCAGTTCGCTGCTCAGTCCAATATCATTGGTCCCTGGATTCAGACCAAGATGGAG GAGATCAGCCATGTGTCAATTGACATTGCCGGTTCCCTAGAGGAACAGATGAGCAATCTGAAAACATATGAACAGAACATCATTAATTACAAATCCAATATTGACAAACTGGAGGGAGACCACCAGCTCAGCCAGGAAGGACTTATCTTTGACAACAAGCACACCAACTACACTATGGAG CATGTCCGCGTGGGATGGGAGCAGCTTCTCACCACTATTGCCCGCACAATCAATGAGGTCGAGAACCAGATCCTGACCCGTGATGCCAAGGGCATCAGCCAGGAGCAGCTGAATGAGTTCAGAGCCTCATTCAACCACTTTGACCGG AAGAGGAATGGCATGATGGATCCTGATGATTTCCGTGCTTGCCTCATTTCTATGGGTTATGATCTG ggtgaAGTTGAATTTGCACGCATTATGACTCTGGTGGACCCCAACAACACAGGAGTTGTCACCTTCCAGGCCTTTATTGACTTCATGACCAGGGAGACAGCAGAAACTGACACTGCTGAACAGGTCATGGCCTCCTTCAAGATATTAGCTTCTGACAAG GCTTACATTACAGTGGAGGAGTTGAGAAGGGAGCTGCCCCCAGAACAAGCCGAATACTGTATCAGCCGCATGACAAAGTACATGGGTGGCGATGCTCCCCCAGGCGCCCTTGATTATATCTCCTTCTCTAGTGCCCTATATGGAGAAAGCGACCTATAG
- the slc29a2 gene encoding equilibrative nucleoside transporter 2 isoform X1 has product MRICKGTSDKHGLVAVIFFLLGMGTLLPWNFFITAMNYFTDRLRNGTDSSHSQSDPYMFENMMVLLAQLPLLLFTLLNSFLYQHIAEKMRIAGSMVFIFLLFILTAILVKVKMDQDQFFSITMATIWFINMFGAILQGSLFGLVGKLPPRFSSLFMSGQAVAGIFSGLAMLLSNIFKTDSESSALGYFITPCVATLLTLCCYLILPHLRFAQLHLENVSPKTAETRKEPSADRSEMVKVKLDNGDNGFDIIGETEACKKLNELQQEPEEKSTVPRVFKKIWVMALCVTCVFAVTLSVFPAITVNTKSSGLFEGKENIFVPLCSFIVFSVMDWIGRSLTSRLQWPSMKSRLFPLFVGLRVVFIPALMLCNVQPRFYLPVFFNHDMAYIIIMSLFAMTSGYFASLSMSYAPQLVRPKDAETAGALMTFFLTLGLSLGGALSFGLKKIL; this is encoded by the exons ATGAGGATTTGTAAGGGAACATCAGATAAGCA TGGCCTTGTGGCTGTTATCTTTTTCTTGTTGGGAATGGGAACTCTGCTTCCATGGAACTTCTTCATAACTGCAATGAAT TATTTCACTGACCGTTTGAGAAATGGTACAGATTCTTCACACTCACAGTCAGACCCATACATGTTTGAGAACATGATGGTGCTGTTAGCCCAGCTTCCCTTGCTGTTATTCACACTTCTCAACTCCTTTCTATACCAGCA CATTGCGGAGAAGATGCGGATTGCGGGTAGCATGGTCTTCATATTTCTTCTCTTCATTCTCACGGCCATTTTAGTGAAAGTTAAGATGGACCAGGACCAGTTCTTTTCAATTACCATGGCAACAATCTGGTTTATTAACA TGTTTGGGGCCATTCTGCAAGGTAGTCTGTTCGGTCTGGTCGGTAAGCTACCCCCGAGATTCAGCTCCCTGTTTATGAGTGGACAGGCAGTGGCAGGAATCTTCTCGGGTCTTGCCATGCTGTTATCGAATATCT TTAAAACTGACTCCGAGAGTTCTGCCCTGGGATATTTCATAACTCCCTGTGTCGCCACTCTACTTACTTTGTGCTGTTATCTCATACTTCCGCATCTG AGATTTGCCCAACTTCATTTGGAAAATGTGTCCCCTAAAACTGCAGAGACACGGAAAGAGCCATCAGCAGATAGATCTG AGATGGTTAAAGTGAAGTTAGATAATGGTGACAATGGATTTGACATCATTGGTGAAACCGAAGCATGTAAAAAGCTGAATGAGCTCCAACAAGAACCTGAGGAGAAGTCAACTGTGCCACGGGTCTTCAAAAAG ATTTGGGTGATGGCATTATGTGTGACATGCGTGTTTGCCGTCACACTGTCCGTTTTCCCAGCAATTACTGTAAATACAAAATCTTCTGGCTTATTTGAAGGGAAAG AGAACATCTTCGTACCTTTGTGTTCATTCATTGTCTTCAGTGTGATGGACTGGATTGGCAGAAGTCTCACTTCTCGTCTTCAGTGG CCTTCGATGAAGAGTAGATTATTCCCTCTTTTCGTGGGATTACGGGTAGTTTTCATTCCTGCCCTCATGCTCTGCAACGTTCAGCCTCGCTTCTATCTCCCAGTCTTTTTCAATCATGACATGGCTTATATTATCATAATGTCTTTGTTTGCCATGACAAGTGGATATTTTGCCTCCCTCTCCATGAGCTATGCTCCACA GCTCGTGAGGCCTAAAGATGCAGAGACAGCAGGGGCTCTGATGACCTTCTTCCTGACTTTGGGACTCTCTCTGGGTGGCGCTCTCTCTTTCGGCCTTAAAAAAATTCTTTAG
- the slc29a2 gene encoding equilibrative nucleoside transporter 2 isoform X2: MRICKGTSDKHGLVAVIFFLLGMGTLLPWNFFITAMNYFTDRLRNGTDSSHSQSDPYMFENMMVLLAQLPLLLFTLLNSFLYQHIAEKMRIAGSMVFIFLLFILTAILVKVKMDQDQFFSITMATIWFINMFGAILQGSLFGLVGKLPPRFSSLFMSGQAVAGIFSGLAMLLSNIFKTDSESSALGYFITPCVATLLTLCCYLILPHLRFAQLHLENVSPKTAETRKEPSADRSEMVKVKLDNGDNGFDIIGETEACKKLNELQQEPEEKSTVPRVFKKIWVMALCVTCVFAVTLSVFPAITVNTKSSGLFEGKV, translated from the exons ATGAGGATTTGTAAGGGAACATCAGATAAGCA TGGCCTTGTGGCTGTTATCTTTTTCTTGTTGGGAATGGGAACTCTGCTTCCATGGAACTTCTTCATAACTGCAATGAAT TATTTCACTGACCGTTTGAGAAATGGTACAGATTCTTCACACTCACAGTCAGACCCATACATGTTTGAGAACATGATGGTGCTGTTAGCCCAGCTTCCCTTGCTGTTATTCACACTTCTCAACTCCTTTCTATACCAGCA CATTGCGGAGAAGATGCGGATTGCGGGTAGCATGGTCTTCATATTTCTTCTCTTCATTCTCACGGCCATTTTAGTGAAAGTTAAGATGGACCAGGACCAGTTCTTTTCAATTACCATGGCAACAATCTGGTTTATTAACA TGTTTGGGGCCATTCTGCAAGGTAGTCTGTTCGGTCTGGTCGGTAAGCTACCCCCGAGATTCAGCTCCCTGTTTATGAGTGGACAGGCAGTGGCAGGAATCTTCTCGGGTCTTGCCATGCTGTTATCGAATATCT TTAAAACTGACTCCGAGAGTTCTGCCCTGGGATATTTCATAACTCCCTGTGTCGCCACTCTACTTACTTTGTGCTGTTATCTCATACTTCCGCATCTG AGATTTGCCCAACTTCATTTGGAAAATGTGTCCCCTAAAACTGCAGAGACACGGAAAGAGCCATCAGCAGATAGATCTG AGATGGTTAAAGTGAAGTTAGATAATGGTGACAATGGATTTGACATCATTGGTGAAACCGAAGCATGTAAAAAGCTGAATGAGCTCCAACAAGAACCTGAGGAGAAGTCAACTGTGCCACGGGTCTTCAAAAAG ATTTGGGTGATGGCATTATGTGTGACATGCGTGTTTGCCGTCACACTGTCCGTTTTCCCAGCAATTACTGTAAATACAAAATCTTCTGGCTTATTTGAAGGGAAAG TGTGA